A stretch of Aphelocoma coerulescens isolate FSJ_1873_10779 chromosome 1A, UR_Acoe_1.0, whole genome shotgun sequence DNA encodes these proteins:
- the LOC138104813 gene encoding uncharacterized protein, with the protein MLHSVFNLNQSTCDQTELTKSVPIIVSKQKYLNFLHKKSISNRDEIKHQTNNSVTDGSEIDEDADMQTSIMHNEGQEAAADASREVSPEQHHEDSEKCKDTDISREGKENCSEKEENITQPENGKVNEKCEEKERKQEIFKHSNMDEEECVEEPDTDRMSCYQSDSGEPPNQANGCEADKINMNNDMNPHTAENKQENDRSCTEGVETTPEFCEMPEV; encoded by the coding sequence atgctTCACTCTGTCTTCAACTTGAATCAGAGTACATGTGACCAGACTGAACTGACCAAGTCTGTTCCTATCATTGTCAGTAAACAAAAGTATCTGAATTTCCTTCACAAGAAATCTATTTCAAATAGGGATGAAATCAAACATCAGACTAATAATAGTGTTACTGATGGCAGTGAAATAGATGAGGATGCAGACATGCAAACATCCATCATGCATAATGAAGGccaggaggctgctgctgaTGCAAGCAGGGAAGTGTCTCCTGAACAGCACCATGAAGATAGTGAGAAATGCAAGGACACAGATATTTCTAGGGAAGGTAAAGAGAACTgcagtgaaaaagaagaaaatataaccCAGCCTGAAAATGGAAAAGTTAATGAgaaatgtgaagaaaaagagaggaagcAAGAAATTTTCAAGCACTCAAATATGGATGAAGAAGAATGTGTAGAAGAGCCTGATACTGACAGAATGAGCTGCTATCAGTCTGATTCAGGGGAACCTCCTAATCAAGCTAATGGCTGTGAAGCagacaaaataaatatgaataatGACATGAATCCACACACTGCAGAGAATAAACAGGAAAATGACCGAAGCTGTACAGAAGGGGTTGAAACTACCCCAGAATTTTGTGAAATGCCCGAGGTTTGA